One segment of Primulina tabacum isolate GXHZ01 chromosome 14, ASM2559414v2, whole genome shotgun sequence DNA contains the following:
- the LOC142524586 gene encoding uncharacterized protein LOC142524586 codes for MTELNPNNTSQQNLEIHLDDCKPILGFCTSSSVNAHGSTLEKDLLNPKEEDDDDELRKLLLVNVEELPTVPPSAVEVNFTTYFAPDFMKPGHDQYVHRHANGLCVVGLASTHVAFKDEGGVVSVDFNVGKSDRSEIKVTGKRKKNAQRFESNTALCKVCTQDASYIARCCVKGSLLEVNERLSKKPELLNSSADREGYIAIIMPKPADWLKTKASLLSVDEYKKLRTVLI; via the exons ATGACAGAGCTAAATCCTAACAATACTTCGCAACAAAATCTTGAAATCCATCTTGATGACTGCAAGCCGATTCTTGGGTTTTGCACTTCATCTTCAGTCAATGCCCATGGATCCACACTTGAAAAGGATCTGCTCAATCCaaaagaagaagatgatgatgatgaattGAGAAAGCTTTTGCTGGTTAATGTTGAGGAATTACCTACAGTGCCTCCTTCTGCAGTGGAGGTCAATTTTACAACTTATTTTGCTCCAG ATTTTATGAAACCTGGGCATGATCAATATGTTCATCGTCACGCCAACGG GTTGTGCGTGGTTGGCTTGGCCTCAACTCATGTAGCATTCAAGGATGAAGGGGGAGTAGTTTCTGTAGATTTTAATGTAGGGAAGTCTGATAGGAGTGAAATTAAAGTGACGGGAAAACGGAAAaag AATGCTCAACGTTTTGAGTCCAATACAGCACTGTGTAAAGTGTGCACTCAAGATGCTTCTTATATAGCGAG ATGCTGTGTGAAAGGATCTCTATTGGAAGTCAATGAAAGGTTAAGCAAGAAACCTGAGTTGCTTAATTCGTCG GCAGACAGAGAAGGATACATTGCAATTATCATGCCTAAACCCGCAGATTGGCTCAAGACGAAGGCTTCTTTACTAAGTGTCGATGAATACAAAAAATTGAGAACTGTTTTGATTTGA